A single window of Ferrimonas balearica DSM 9799 DNA harbors:
- a CDS encoding amidohydrolase family protein has protein sequence MRFLTLSLALLASLIPAQAHDLIPAKESGVVLFKGATLHTVSQGVLPQGDLLIADGVIQAVGPTLDAPADAEVIDLSGHHLYPALIALDSQLGLREIGMVRSTVDTYEVGDHNPQLRASVAFNPDSEVIPTVRRNGIGYAQLVPEGDLLAGRSALVALDGWNLHDSLVQQDTGLHLYWPRADLPQGDVEERKATQQQREARLDELYQSVEAAQRYHQAQDGSLPVDTRWEAMRPLFEGQLTLFIHANDARQIEQALDLVEQYGFPAVIVGGYDAVHVAERLVAMEVPVIYTHANGLPRRIDEPYDHAFALPGLMHDKGITLALAWTGSWDSRNLAFAAGQAVAYGLPAEVALSAITEVPARLLGVEGMGTLAVGQRASLVISDGDLLDMGQGNVTGLYLEGRAVDLDNRHQRLYQKYRQR, from the coding sequence ATGCGATTTCTGACCCTATCGCTGGCCCTGCTGGCCAGCCTTATCCCGGCCCAGGCCCACGACCTGATCCCGGCCAAGGAGAGCGGTGTGGTGCTGTTTAAGGGCGCCACTCTGCACACCGTCAGCCAGGGTGTGCTGCCCCAGGGCGACCTGCTGATCGCCGACGGCGTTATCCAGGCGGTGGGCCCCACTCTGGACGCCCCGGCCGATGCCGAAGTGATTGACCTTTCGGGCCACCATCTCTACCCCGCCCTGATCGCACTGGACAGCCAGCTCGGTCTGCGCGAGATCGGCATGGTCCGCAGCACCGTGGACACCTACGAAGTGGGTGATCACAACCCGCAACTGCGTGCCAGTGTGGCCTTCAACCCGGACTCCGAGGTGATCCCGACGGTCCGCCGCAATGGCATCGGCTACGCCCAGTTGGTGCCGGAAGGTGACCTGCTGGCCGGTCGCTCCGCGCTGGTGGCACTGGATGGCTGGAACCTGCATGACAGCCTGGTACAGCAGGACACCGGCCTGCATCTGTACTGGCCCCGTGCCGACCTGCCCCAGGGGGATGTCGAAGAGCGCAAAGCCACTCAGCAGCAGCGCGAGGCGCGACTGGATGAGCTCTACCAAAGCGTTGAAGCCGCCCAACGCTACCACCAGGCCCAGGATGGCAGCCTGCCAGTGGACACCCGCTGGGAAGCGATGCGTCCCCTGTTCGAAGGCCAGCTGACCCTGTTTATCCACGCCAATGACGCCCGCCAGATTGAGCAGGCACTGGATCTGGTTGAGCAATATGGATTCCCGGCGGTTATCGTGGGGGGCTACGACGCCGTGCACGTTGCCGAGCGACTGGTGGCCATGGAGGTGCCGGTGATCTACACCCACGCCAACGGCCTGCCCCGTCGTATCGACGAACCCTACGACCACGCCTTCGCCCTGCCGGGCCTGATGCACGATAAGGGCATCACCCTGGCGCTGGCCTGGACCGGCAGCTGGGACAGCCGCAACCTGGCCTTTGCCGCCGGACAGGCGGTGGCCTACGGCCTGCCCGCCGAGGTGGCGCTCAGTGCCATCACCGAGGTGCCGGCCCGCCTGCTTGGGGTGGAAGGGATGGGCACCCTGGCGGTGGGCCAGCGTGCCAGCCTGGTGATCAGTGACGGCGACCTGCTCGATATGGGCCAGGGCAACGTCACCGGCCTCTACCTGGAGGGGCGCGCCGTCGACCTCGACAACCGCCACCAGCGCCTCTACCAAAAGTACCGTCAACGCTAA
- a CDS encoding amidohydrolase family protein, whose translation MVVERHWVLGVLTGLSVISFSGYANQTQPELGIRDKTPSLTALTHARIVTEPGKVLDNATILIEDGIIRAVSRRVSIPDGAYQVDMTGYTLYPGFIDPYADYGLDWEYPGAPDDGPIYQIEPIGARHYNSSVHSEMRWAEHFQPDDSAGQWRNNGFTAVQSSIQDGVFRGQAVTVSLADKENHPLIYRSDGAHQISFDRGSGYQEYPASIMGSMALIRQTLSDARWYQAQSEKGLITELEPQQSLAPLANLPEQQVVFTSYHPDDTLRALRLLGEFEVKPALLGTGLEFERLADLSRWNATLILPLKQAAKPSLDSSGDALDISLRQLRHWERTPGNPAAVAEAGLPFALTQYGIEADQFWPRLKTAIEHGLSADDALAALTTVPARITGIADQAGKIAPGYRADLVVAKGDLFADGQLQALYLQGQYHPLEVDHTPPYLGQFALTLDDNELSLLVENQDELSASLSSGEASLELFDVNVNPYQLNGKVRLDALGYPGISVLSLSPSSGGLNGTLLLPDGQRQALALTSQSKAESTAQADPESDRPEYVSRVTLPNRAYGLDALPQAENLHIQNATVWTSDERGILTDTDVLVRDGRIREVGKNLETPRGYRVIDGTGKHLTAGIIDEHSHIALYGGTNEGSDAITSEVRIGDILDPSDIHIYRALAGGVTTAQLLHGSANPIGGQAQTIQLRWGENAEGLKFDAAPPSIKFALGENVKQSNWGDDYVTRYPQSRMGVEALYRDAFQAAREYRAAQQRYDDLSRSAQRRTLAPRPDYRLDALAEILEENRHIHVHSYVQSEIIALLDLAKEMDFKVQTFTHILEGYKVAREMAAAGTTASTFSDWWAYKFEVYDAIPQNACIMTEQGVNTSINSDSRDLIRKLNQEAAKSVMYCDMSPEEAWKMITINPAQQLKIDHLVGSIAEGKQADLVLWSGNPLSVYARAETTWIAGKPYFDRQRDLAERRRLSDERQALLQKLLADDAPAGSGDLDVTPEETPEWHCDSVSHFVNGRLVMHHH comes from the coding sequence ATGGTTGTGGAACGACATTGGGTATTGGGTGTCCTGACGGGACTGAGTGTTATCAGTTTCTCCGGATATGCCAATCAAACCCAGCCTGAATTAGGGATACGGGATAAAACCCCCAGCCTTACCGCACTGACCCACGCTCGAATTGTTACCGAACCTGGCAAGGTATTGGATAACGCCACAATCCTGATTGAAGACGGCATTATCCGCGCCGTTTCCCGACGCGTATCCATCCCCGATGGTGCCTATCAAGTCGATATGACCGGCTATACCCTGTATCCGGGCTTTATTGATCCCTACGCGGATTATGGTCTTGATTGGGAATACCCCGGCGCACCGGATGACGGCCCGATATATCAAATCGAACCCATTGGTGCCCGTCATTACAACAGTTCCGTTCACAGTGAGATGCGCTGGGCCGAACACTTTCAGCCCGACGACAGCGCCGGGCAATGGCGTAATAATGGGTTCACTGCGGTACAAAGCAGCATTCAGGATGGGGTGTTCCGCGGCCAGGCCGTCACCGTTTCTCTGGCCGATAAAGAGAACCACCCGCTGATCTATCGCAGCGACGGCGCCCACCAGATCAGTTTTGACCGGGGCAGCGGCTATCAGGAGTACCCGGCCTCCATCATGGGCTCAATGGCGCTGATTCGACAGACGCTTTCCGATGCCCGCTGGTATCAGGCCCAATCAGAAAAGGGACTCATCACCGAACTGGAACCCCAGCAAAGCCTCGCGCCACTGGCCAACCTGCCTGAGCAGCAGGTGGTGTTCACCAGTTACCATCCCGATGACACCCTCCGCGCCCTGCGCCTGCTGGGTGAGTTCGAGGTCAAGCCTGCGCTGCTGGGCACCGGTCTGGAGTTTGAACGCCTGGCTGATCTGAGCCGCTGGAATGCCACCCTGATTCTGCCTCTTAAACAGGCCGCCAAACCCAGTCTCGACAGCAGCGGTGATGCGCTGGACATCAGTCTGCGTCAGTTGCGCCACTGGGAACGCACCCCGGGCAACCCGGCCGCCGTTGCCGAAGCTGGCCTGCCCTTTGCGCTGACCCAATACGGCATTGAAGCGGACCAGTTCTGGCCGCGCCTGAAAACCGCCATCGAGCATGGCCTCAGCGCTGACGATGCACTGGCCGCCCTGACCACGGTGCCGGCCCGAATCACCGGCATTGCCGACCAGGCTGGCAAAATCGCGCCGGGTTACCGCGCCGATCTGGTAGTGGCCAAAGGCGATCTGTTTGCCGATGGCCAATTGCAGGCGCTCTATCTGCAGGGGCAATATCATCCGCTTGAGGTGGACCACACTCCGCCCTATCTCGGCCAGTTTGCCCTGACGCTGGACGACAATGAACTGAGCCTGCTGGTGGAGAATCAGGACGAGCTGAGCGCTTCCCTCTCCAGTGGCGAAGCCAGCCTTGAGCTGTTTGACGTTAACGTCAACCCATACCAGCTCAATGGTAAGGTTCGACTGGATGCCCTGGGCTACCCCGGCATCAGTGTGCTCAGCCTCTCGCCGTCCAGCGGCGGGCTGAATGGCACCCTGTTGCTGCCGGATGGCCAGCGCCAGGCTCTGGCCCTGACCAGCCAGAGCAAAGCAGAGAGTACCGCACAAGCGGATCCCGAATCCGACCGTCCGGAGTACGTCAGTCGCGTCACCCTGCCCAACCGGGCCTATGGTCTGGATGCCCTGCCCCAGGCTGAAAACCTTCATATTCAAAACGCCACGGTCTGGACCAGTGACGAGCGTGGCATCCTCACCGACACCGATGTGCTGGTGCGCGATGGCCGCATTCGTGAAGTGGGGAAAAACCTGGAGACGCCCCGCGGTTACCGGGTCATCGACGGCACCGGCAAACATCTGACCGCTGGCATCATCGACGAGCACTCCCACATCGCCCTGTATGGGGGCACCAACGAGGGGTCCGACGCCATCACCTCCGAGGTGCGCATCGGCGACATCCTCGACCCCAGCGACATCCACATCTACCGTGCCCTGGCCGGCGGCGTGACCACCGCCCAGCTGCTGCACGGCAGCGCCAACCCCATTGGCGGGCAAGCCCAGACCATTCAATTGCGTTGGGGCGAGAATGCCGAAGGGCTGAAGTTCGACGCTGCACCGCCCAGCATCAAGTTCGCACTGGGGGAGAACGTCAAGCAGTCCAACTGGGGCGATGACTACGTCACCCGCTACCCGCAATCCCGGATGGGGGTGGAGGCGCTGTATCGCGACGCCTTCCAGGCCGCCCGCGAGTATCGCGCTGCCCAGCAGCGTTATGACGACCTGAGCCGCAGTGCCCAACGCCGCACCCTGGCGCCGCGCCCGGATTATCGTCTGGATGCCCTGGCGGAGATTCTGGAGGAGAACCGCCATATCCACGTCCACTCCTACGTGCAGTCCGAAATCATCGCCCTGCTCGATCTGGCCAAAGAGATGGACTTCAAGGTGCAGACCTTCACCCACATCCTCGAAGGCTACAAAGTGGCACGGGAGATGGCGGCCGCCGGCACCACCGCATCCACCTTCTCCGACTGGTGGGCGTACAAGTTCGAGGTGTACGACGCCATTCCGCAAAACGCCTGCATCATGACCGAACAGGGGGTGAACACCAGCATCAACTCCGACAGCCGCGACCTGATCCGCAAACTGAATCAGGAAGCCGCCAAATCGGTGATGTACTGCGATATGAGCCCGGAGGAAGCGTGGAAGATGATCACCATCAACCCAGCCCAACAGCTCAAGATTGATCACCTAGTCGGCTCCATCGCCGAAGGCAAGCAGGCGGATCTGGTGCTGTGGAGTGGAAATCCGCTGTCGGTCTATGCCCGCGCCGAAACCACCTGGATTGCCGGCAAGCCCTACTTCGACCGCCAGCGCGACCTGGCCGAGCGCCGACGCCTCAGTGACGAGCGCCAGGCCCTGCTGCAGAAGCTGCTGGCCGACGATGCGCCCGCCGGCAGCGGTGACCTCGATGTCACCCCGGAGGAGACACCGGAGTGGCACTGCGACTCCGTCAGCCACTTTGTTAATGGCCGCCTGGTCATGCATCACCACTAA